In one window of Verrucomicrobiia bacterium DNA:
- a CDS encoding ABC-F family ATP-binding cassette domain-containing protein, whose translation MSSSAAALLSASQLQLAFGFQRVLDGASVSVQPGEKVGLVGRNGCGKTSLLRILAGAAEPDGGEISRRRGARVGYLPQEFELDGAGTVRENIEAGAADLLEWVRRYEAGEGSEAELGELQHRIQDADGWHFEARLEACATALGAPPRDAVVGPLSGGEKRRVALCRALVARPDLLLLDEPTNHLDADSIGWLESFLRDFPGAVIFVTHDRYFLDVIATRVIELAEGRCFSHPGNYTAYLEAKAVRQQIAEQAERRRQRFLREELEWVRAGVRAQRSKSRHRLDKFYATAGLEAPPEEREMDLILPPAPEMGNVAVACERAGARVGEGTEARWLFRGLTFSLKPGQCTGVVGRNGAGKTTLLRLCLGERAPDEGTVTFGKKVAFNYIDQSRLQLNPGRTLLEEVAGVNEIVHFGTQRLSARAYLKRFLFPDERLIERVERLSGGERARLLLAKVLCRGGNVIVLDEPTNDLDLPSLRMLEEALADFDGSVLVVSHDRYFLDRICDQVVAFEEGGVWVQPGNYSYYLEKRLERETQARRGREVWESGGMVVPASQGTDSGRSVRPRRLSFKEQRELEGMEAAILEAEERVAELERTLNDPEFFVTRAREAPDLIAELDTRKAAVGRLYERWHELDQVAR comes from the coding sequence ATGAGTTCCTCCGCCGCGGCCCTGTTGTCGGCCAGTCAGCTTCAGTTGGCGTTCGGGTTTCAGCGGGTGTTGGACGGCGCCTCGGTGAGTGTCCAGCCTGGGGAGAAGGTCGGGCTGGTGGGGCGAAACGGGTGTGGAAAGACGAGCCTGTTGCGGATTCTGGCGGGGGCGGCCGAGCCGGATGGGGGGGAGATTTCCAGGCGCCGGGGGGCGCGGGTCGGGTATCTCCCGCAGGAGTTCGAACTCGATGGGGCGGGCACGGTGCGGGAGAACATCGAGGCGGGGGCGGCGGATCTGCTGGAGTGGGTGCGACGGTACGAGGCGGGGGAAGGCAGCGAGGCGGAGTTGGGGGAACTGCAGCACCGGATCCAGGATGCGGACGGCTGGCATTTCGAGGCGCGGCTGGAGGCCTGCGCGACGGCGTTGGGAGCGCCGCCGCGCGATGCGGTGGTCGGGCCGTTGTCGGGCGGGGAAAAGCGGCGGGTGGCGCTGTGCCGGGCGCTGGTGGCACGTCCCGATCTGCTGTTGCTGGACGAACCGACCAACCATCTGGATGCCGACTCGATCGGCTGGCTGGAGAGCTTTCTGCGGGACTTTCCGGGGGCGGTCATCTTCGTGACTCACGACCGGTACTTTCTGGATGTGATTGCGACGCGGGTGATCGAGCTGGCCGAGGGACGGTGTTTTTCGCACCCGGGCAATTACACGGCGTATCTCGAGGCCAAGGCGGTGCGGCAGCAGATCGCCGAGCAGGCCGAGCGTCGGCGCCAGCGTTTCCTGCGGGAGGAACTGGAGTGGGTTCGGGCGGGGGTGAGGGCGCAGCGGTCGAAGTCGCGTCACCGTCTCGACAAGTTTTACGCGACGGCGGGTCTGGAGGCGCCGCCGGAGGAGCGGGAGATGGACCTGATTCTGCCGCCGGCGCCGGAGATGGGGAATGTGGCGGTGGCTTGCGAACGGGCGGGGGCGCGGGTGGGTGAAGGGACGGAGGCGCGGTGGTTGTTTCGCGGTCTGACCTTCTCGCTGAAGCCGGGTCAGTGCACCGGGGTGGTGGGCCGCAACGGGGCGGGCAAGACCACGCTGTTGCGGTTGTGTCTGGGCGAACGGGCCCCGGACGAGGGGACGGTGACCTTCGGGAAGAAGGTGGCGTTCAACTACATCGACCAGTCGCGACTGCAGTTGAATCCGGGTCGCACGCTGCTGGAGGAAGTGGCGGGTGTGAACGAGATCGTTCATTTCGGGACCCAGCGCCTCAGTGCCCGGGCGTATCTCAAGCGGTTCCTGTTTCCGGACGAGCGGCTGATCGAGCGGGTCGAACGGCTGTCCGGGGGGGAACGGGCGCGACTGCTGCTGGCCAAGGTGCTGTGCCGGGGCGGCAACGTGATCGTGCTCGACGAACCGACCAACGATCTGGATCTGCCGAGTCTGCGCATGCTCGAGGAGGCTCTGGCGGATTTCGATGGCAGCGTGCTGGTGGTCAGCCATGACCGCTACTTTCTCGACCGGATCTGCGACCAGGTGGTCGCCTTCGAGGAGGGCGGGGTGTGGGTGCAGCCGGGCAACTACTCGTACTACCTCGAGAAACGTCTCGAGCGGGAGACGCAGGCCCGTCGGGGCCGGGAGGTCTGGGAATCCGGCGGCATGGTGGTTCCCGCGTCCCAGGGCACCGATTCCGGGCGGTCCGTCCGCCCCCGGCGGCTGAGTTTCAAGGAGCAGCGCGAACTGGAGGGGATGGAGGCGGCCATTCTGGAGGCGGAGGAGCGGGTGGCGGAGCTGGAACGGACCTTGAACGATCCGGAGTTTTTCGTCACCCGGGCCCGGGAGGCGCCGGATCTGATCGCCGAACTGGACACGCGCAAGGCCGCGGTCGGACGCCTGTACGAGCGCTGGCACGAGCTGGACCAGGTTGCCCGGTAG
- a CDS encoding fatty acid desaturase gives MAIESVDVRNRIAQLRRQRRWWPTVAALGSTLAILALAVWVLREHLDAWTGPLAFLAIGLMQYRLVLASHEATHKTLLQPVWLNEAAGLFCASLVGVSLFNYRRAHLEHHKAPQSIEEDIDGYIYRPLLRARPGWPRLVLLFTGNYVDILTKLRRKFFGDGDLEGAHAMAGAEQPGPMQVARQLAPLAVVQGGVWALFAWQVGWWSYPVFWLAPIFVVALQMDRIRTFLEHGYNYFFPGPPVADLSVAPQSTIDVETNPVERYLFAPFGFSDHQAHHAQLTVPFYNLPELRRLLESQQPGYVRRVRASYVTLLYRMIRAPLAPGVTVR, from the coding sequence ATGGCGATTGAGTCGGTGGATGTGCGCAACCGGATTGCGCAACTGCGACGGCAGCGGCGGTGGTGGCCGACGGTGGCGGCCCTGGGGTCCACGTTGGCGATTCTGGCGCTGGCGGTTTGGGTGTTGCGGGAACACCTGGATGCATGGACCGGGCCCCTGGCGTTCCTGGCGATCGGGTTGATGCAGTATCGGTTGGTGCTGGCCTCGCATGAGGCGACCCACAAGACCCTGCTTCAGCCGGTGTGGCTGAACGAGGCGGCGGGACTGTTTTGTGCGTCCCTGGTCGGGGTCTCGCTGTTCAACTACCGTCGGGCGCACTTGGAGCATCACAAGGCGCCGCAATCCATCGAGGAGGACATCGACGGGTACATCTACCGGCCCCTGCTGCGGGCCCGACCGGGCTGGCCGCGGCTGGTGCTGCTCTTCACGGGGAACTACGTGGATATTCTGACCAAGCTGCGACGGAAGTTTTTCGGGGACGGCGATCTTGAGGGGGCCCATGCAATGGCCGGGGCGGAGCAGCCGGGTCCGATGCAGGTGGCGAGGCAACTGGCGCCGCTGGCGGTGGTGCAGGGCGGGGTGTGGGCGTTGTTTGCCTGGCAGGTGGGGTGGTGGAGCTATCCGGTGTTCTGGCTGGCGCCGATCTTCGTGGTGGCCCTGCAGATGGACCGGATCCGGACGTTTCTGGAGCACGGGTACAACTACTTCTTCCCGGGTCCGCCGGTGGCTGATTTGTCGGTGGCGCCTCAGAGCACGATCGACGTCGAGACCAACCCCGTTGAGCGGTACCTGTTCGCGCCGTTTGGATTCAGCGATCATCAGGCGCATCACGCGCAGCTCACGGTGCCGTTTTACAACCTGCCCGAACTGCGGCGGCTGCTGGAGAGCCAGCAGCCCGGGTATGTCCGGCGGGTGCGGGCCTCTTACGTGACGCTGCTGTACCGGATGATCCGCGCCCCGCTCGCGCCGGGGGTGACCGTGCGATGA
- a CDS encoding response regulator produces the protein MRGFPGMGRVAWTRVGETAWRWGCGIAVASLVAAAATVRCDAGETHEVPYLGEVWTTEDGLPGNTVTSILQTRDGFLWIGTFNGLARFDGKRFTVFRQEAHPGMSSERILCLTEDRAGVLWIGTEGGGLMRYAEGAFSSLTTAEGLAHDVVRSVHEDERGQIWVATLGGLNRVVAGRVEERLGRERGFPGEEFHGLGSDAQGNLWVSGPRWLGMLRDGRWTRFEADDPDTHGGAELLGDSGEDSGEDSGEFRWLRLPQGVYRIDPSGQVGYYRGGYGGTLWTDLDNRLRRWNDGRVIGAEAHADLLQTKVRTLFEDHEGSVWVGTWAGGLVRLKERRVTMLTRRDGLRHDVVMSLWEDSDGSILAGLNCGGIDVLRGGRATPLEPARDRCVWSVLRDRSGVLWAGTWGDGLLRIEGDQVETWRAGTGLRDDVVLSLYEDRAGGLWIGTYDSGLSHLRDGRFEHFGLGEGLTGKFITSIVEDGVGGVWAGSNGDGLFRGEEGRFRRYGRDDGLPNEGVRTLFLDGEGRLWVGTGKGLAIWRNGRFHAFGAAEGLISDVVYQIIEQGAFLWLGTQQGILRVSRDGLLAVARGERTEVQPLRLGLADGMATAECTGAFSPAGLLGRDGRLYFSTIKGVAVVDPARIHPNRVPPAVQITDVRVDGTDWSGGGGSVSEAVLPPGTERLEFDYTALSFRDPSAVRFRYRLVGFDRDWVEVGSRRTAYFTNLRPGHYRFQVMACNDDGLWNKEGTEWIFRVEPRFHETPAFYVLATLAVMGAGLGAHRWQVHRWRRRQAWIEKAVQERTQALREEVSVRERAEQEAEQARLAAESANQAKSQFLANMSHEIRTPMNAVIGMSHLLLETPLGPDQREFAKTVKESGEALLEILDDILDFSRIEAGKLSFEDQDFDLRQVLEGTLDLVAARAREKGLAMWHRLGREIPTALRGDPGRLRQVLLNLLSNAIKFTSRGDVWLEVTTVEDSESEVTLGFAVRDTGMGIAPEAQARLFHAFEQADNSTTRRFGGSGLGLAICRRLVTMMGGEIGVESEVGRGSTFRFTARLPKRMAVASTDAANALQGVRVLVIESHGGQREALASWLREAGLRCDSAVPDGRAVAAQVREASRLGDPYRLILMDDNVLETEREAVMAVRRDGLVGQQVRLVAMTPLGQRTRSLRPGEDGSDAWMTKPIRYSTLLETLAGALADLRPGDVGVSAGPADEPGPEAGLRVLLAEDNAVNQKVALRQLSKLGCAVEAASSGVEVLERLAARRYDIVLMDCHMPEMDGFEATRRWRAIEATRGAGRVPVIALTANAMPGDRDGCLRAGMDDYMCKPVRIETLRAALRRWGPGRGQGEHCGVQGGAMEAGGWGATP, from the coding sequence ATGAGGGGGTTTCCTGGCATGGGCCGGGTCGCCTGGACCCGCGTTGGCGAGACCGCGTGGCGCTGGGGGTGCGGGATCGCCGTCGCCAGCCTGGTCGCAGCGGCCGCCACGGTCCGGTGCGATGCGGGCGAGACGCATGAGGTGCCCTACCTCGGGGAGGTCTGGACCACCGAGGACGGCCTGCCCGGGAACACGGTCACCTCGATCCTGCAGACGCGGGATGGATTTCTGTGGATTGGGACCTTCAACGGTCTGGCGCGGTTTGATGGGAAGCGGTTCACGGTATTCCGGCAGGAGGCGCATCCGGGAATGAGCAGCGAACGGATTCTGTGTCTGACCGAGGACCGGGCCGGGGTGTTGTGGATCGGGACGGAGGGGGGCGGATTGATGCGGTACGCGGAGGGGGCGTTTTCGAGTCTGACGACGGCGGAGGGGCTGGCTCACGACGTGGTGAGGTCCGTGCACGAGGATGAGCGGGGGCAGATCTGGGTGGCGACCCTGGGGGGATTGAACCGTGTGGTGGCCGGGCGGGTCGAGGAGCGCCTGGGCAGGGAGCGGGGATTTCCCGGGGAGGAGTTTCATGGGCTCGGCTCGGATGCCCAGGGCAACCTCTGGGTGAGCGGGCCACGGTGGCTGGGGATGCTGCGGGACGGTCGCTGGACGCGGTTCGAGGCGGACGATCCCGACACGCATGGCGGCGCCGAGTTGCTGGGCGACAGCGGGGAGGACAGCGGGGAGGACAGCGGGGAGTTCCGCTGGCTGCGGCTGCCGCAAGGGGTGTACCGGATCGATCCTTCGGGCCAGGTTGGATACTATCGCGGGGGGTATGGGGGCACCTTGTGGACGGATCTGGACAACCGGTTGCGGCGTTGGAACGACGGGCGGGTCATTGGGGCCGAGGCTCACGCCGACCTGCTGCAGACGAAGGTGCGGACACTTTTCGAGGACCACGAGGGAAGCGTATGGGTGGGGACGTGGGCGGGAGGGCTGGTGCGGTTGAAGGAGCGGCGGGTGACCATGCTGACCCGTCGGGACGGCCTGAGGCACGACGTGGTGATGTCGCTGTGGGAGGACTCGGACGGGTCGATCCTGGCCGGATTGAACTGCGGCGGGATCGACGTGCTCCGGGGCGGTCGGGCGACCCCGCTCGAACCGGCCCGGGATCGGTGCGTCTGGTCGGTGTTGCGGGATCGATCCGGGGTGTTGTGGGCGGGGACGTGGGGGGACGGACTGTTGCGGATCGAGGGCGACCAGGTCGAGACCTGGCGGGCCGGCACGGGACTGCGGGACGATGTGGTGCTGTCGCTGTACGAGGATCGGGCGGGCGGTTTGTGGATCGGGACGTATGACAGCGGATTGAGCCATTTGCGGGACGGGCGGTTCGAGCATTTTGGTTTGGGGGAGGGGCTGACCGGGAAGTTCATCACGTCGATCGTGGAGGATGGGGTTGGGGGGGTATGGGCCGGATCCAATGGGGACGGGTTGTTCCGCGGGGAGGAAGGTCGCTTTCGTCGGTATGGGCGGGACGACGGATTGCCCAACGAGGGGGTGCGAACACTGTTTCTGGACGGGGAGGGACGACTCTGGGTCGGAACGGGCAAGGGCCTGGCGATCTGGAGGAACGGGCGGTTCCACGCCTTCGGGGCGGCGGAGGGGCTGATTTCCGACGTGGTGTACCAGATCATCGAGCAGGGTGCGTTCCTGTGGTTGGGGACCCAGCAGGGGATCCTTCGGGTGTCCCGGGACGGCCTGCTGGCGGTGGCTCGCGGGGAGCGGACGGAAGTGCAGCCCCTGCGTCTGGGCCTGGCCGATGGGATGGCCACGGCGGAGTGCACCGGTGCGTTCAGTCCGGCCGGGCTGCTGGGCCGGGACGGCCGCCTGTATTTCTCGACCATCAAGGGTGTGGCGGTGGTGGACCCGGCGCGCATCCATCCGAATCGGGTGCCGCCGGCCGTGCAGATCACGGACGTCCGCGTGGACGGAACGGATTGGAGCGGCGGGGGCGGATCGGTCAGCGAGGCGGTGCTGCCGCCGGGCACGGAACGGCTCGAGTTCGACTACACGGCGCTGAGCTTTCGGGATCCTTCGGCCGTTCGATTCCGGTACCGGCTGGTGGGGTTTGACCGGGACTGGGTGGAGGTGGGATCGCGGCGGACGGCCTATTTCACGAACCTTCGACCGGGGCACTATCGGTTCCAGGTGATGGCGTGCAACGATGACGGGCTTTGGAACAAGGAGGGGACGGAATGGATCTTCCGGGTGGAACCGCGGTTCCACGAGACGCCGGCCTTTTACGTGCTGGCGACGCTTGCGGTGATGGGGGCCGGACTGGGAGCGCATCGCTGGCAGGTCCATCGATGGCGGAGGCGCCAGGCCTGGATCGAGAAGGCGGTGCAGGAGCGGACGCAGGCGCTGCGGGAAGAGGTGTCGGTGCGCGAGCGGGCGGAGCAGGAGGCCGAGCAGGCGCGGCTGGCGGCGGAGTCGGCGAACCAGGCGAAGAGCCAGTTCCTGGCCAACATGTCCCATGAGATCCGGACCCCCATGAACGCGGTGATCGGGATGAGCCATCTTCTGCTCGAAACGCCGCTGGGACCGGACCAGCGCGAGTTTGCGAAGACGGTGAAGGAGAGCGGCGAGGCCCTGCTGGAGATCCTGGATGACATCCTCGATTTCTCGCGAATCGAGGCGGGAAAGCTCTCGTTCGAGGATCAGGACTTCGATCTGCGACAGGTGCTGGAAGGCACGCTCGACCTGGTGGCGGCGAGGGCCCGGGAGAAGGGGCTGGCGATGTGGCATCGCCTGGGGCGCGAGATTCCGACGGCGCTGCGGGGCGATCCGGGCCGATTGCGGCAGGTGCTTCTGAACCTTCTGAGCAATGCGATCAAGTTCACGTCACGCGGGGATGTGTGGCTTGAAGTGACGACGGTCGAGGATTCGGAGTCGGAGGTGACGCTTGGGTTCGCCGTCCGGGACACCGGCATGGGCATTGCCCCTGAGGCGCAGGCGAGGCTGTTCCATGCGTTTGAGCAGGCGGACAACTCGACGACACGGCGTTTCGGGGGCAGCGGTCTGGGCCTGGCGATCTGCCGGCGGCTGGTGACCATGATGGGCGGTGAGATCGGTGTGGAAAGCGAGGTCGGGCGGGGATCCACCTTCCGGTTCACGGCACGCCTCCCGAAGCGGATGGCCGTGGCTTCCACGGACGCCGCGAACGCCCTTCAAGGAGTCCGGGTGCTGGTGATCGAATCCCACGGCGGGCAGCGGGAGGCGCTGGCGTCGTGGCTGCGCGAAGCGGGTTTGCGATGCGACAGCGCCGTTCCCGACGGTCGGGCCGTCGCCGCGCAGGTGCGGGAGGCGTCGCGGCTCGGCGACCCGTACCGGTTGATCCTGATGGATGACAACGTGCTGGAGACCGAGCGGGAGGCGGTGATGGCCGTCCGACGGGACGGTTTGGTCGGGCAGCAGGTTCGGCTGGTGGCGATGACCCCGCTGGGGCAGCGGACCCGGTCCTTGCGTCCCGGGGAGGACGGATCGGATGCCTGGATGACGAAACCGATCCGGTATTCGACCTTGCTGGAGACGTTGGCCGGGGCGCTGGCCGATTTGAGACCGGGGGACGTCGGGGTTTCAGCCGGACCCGCCGACGAGCCGGGTCCGGAGGCCGGACTTCGCGTCCTGCTGGCCGAGGACAACGCGGTCAACCAGAAGGTCGCCTTGAGGCAGTTGAGCAAGCTGGGCTGCGCCGTCGAGGCCGCGTCCAGCGGTGTCGAGGTGCTGGAGCGGTTGGCGGCACGGCGGTACGACATCGTGTTGATGGACTGCCACATGCCGGAGATGGACGGATTCGAGGCCACACGGCGGTGGCGGGCGATCGAGGCCACGCGGGGCGCGGGGCGGGTGCCGGTGATCGCGCTGACGGCCAACGCGATGCCGGGAGATCGGGACGGCTGCCTGCGTGCGGGAATGGACGATTACATGTGCAAACCCGTGCGGATCGAGACCCTTCGGGCCGCGCTGAGGCGATGGGGGCCGGGGAGGGGGCAAGGGGAGCACTGCGGGGTCCAGGGAGGGGCCATGGAGGCTGGCGGTTGGGGGGCCACACCGTAG